One Amaranthus tricolor cultivar Red isolate AtriRed21 chromosome 1, ASM2621246v1, whole genome shotgun sequence DNA window includes the following coding sequences:
- the LOC130798827 gene encoding beta-galactosidase 13-like translates to MAKCDWYMVILGLILILVNENVNCELEDDVSTQKPGKPSNVTYDGRSLFINGKREIFFSGSFHYPRAPPEMWGDILDKSKEGGLNTIDTYVFWNVHEPIKGQFNFTGNNDIVKFIKLIAEKEMWVVLRIGPFIQAEWNQGALPYWLREEEKIIFRTDNNAYKKHMEQWVTKIVNIMKDNNLFAPQGGPIILAQIENEYDHVKEAYDEAAGKYIQWAAEMAIGLKTGVPWIMCKSKDAPDTVINACNGRDCGDTFAGKDGQPNKPYLWTENWTARYRIFGQVPSKRTAEDTAFSVARWFSRNGSYVNYYMYYGGTNYGRMAGVFITPRYYDDAPIDEFGLIRNPKWGHLKDLHQALLLAKKPLLEGTWNVQKIERGLDITYFEKGKLCAAFLWNNHDHLVKRVKFKGVEHIVPPKSISILPDCKTVVYNSDNMISQHSVREFEKIQKSLKWEKISERIPRKGSIFSNQPREQFTTTKDTTDYLWYQTSVKMGVVDLLRTKSFQPVLEVLSLGHSLLAYVNGDYIGTEKGKKTEYTFDYSAAIRLKEGINNISILGCTVGLPESGSYMEKRYTGLRMASIEGLGSGTIDITNNGWHHTVGLEGERHKIFTEEGAKRAKWKPAQGVGEPLTWYKAFFDEPEGDEPLAIRMENMTKGMIWINGNNIGRYWSSNLAENKKPTQSEYHFPRSLLKPKDNMVVIMDEAGGNIDTVQIETVNRDNICSYIEEDWAPNVWSWKRVGNQIVPNGETPKLKANLKCPKDKVINHVEFASFGNPDGVCGLYLLGNCTSPNSLPIIEQNCLGKESCTFPVDRKLFDKDKDPCPQVTKKRLAVQVKCGFKG, encoded by the exons ATGGCGAAATGTGATTGgtacatggtaatattaggcCTAATTTTGATATTGGTGAACGAAAATGTAAATTGTGAATTAGAAGATGATGTTAGTACGCAAAAACCAGGAAAGCCATCTAATGTTACGTATGACGggcgatccttgttcatcaatGGCAAACGAGAAATCTTCTTTTCTGGATCTTTCCATTACCCTCGTGCTCCTCCGGAG ATGTGGGGAGATATCCTTGACAAATCAAAAGAGGGAGGCTTGAATACAATAGACACATATGTGTTTTGGAACGTTCACGAGCCAATTAAAGGCCAG TTTAATTTCACAGGAAATAATGATATAGTGAAATTCATCAAATTAATAGCTGAAAAAGAAATGTGGGTCGTCCTTAGGATTGGGCCATTCATCCAGGCAGAATGGAATCAAGG TGCGCTTCCATATTGGTTAAGAGAGGAGGAGAAAATTATTTTCCGTACAGATAATAATGCATATAAG AAACATATGGAGCAATGGGTCACCAAAATAGTTAACATCATGAAGGATAACAACTTATTTGCTCCTCAGGGAGGTCCTATCATCCTAGCTCAG ATTGAGAATGAGTACGACCATGTAAAAGAAGCCTACGATGAAGCAGCAGGGAAATACATCCAATGGGCAGCAGAAATGGCTATTGGTCTCAAAACTGGTGTTCCATGGATTATGTGCAAATCTAAAGATGCCCCAGATACTGtg ATCAATGCATGCAATGGTAGGGATTGTGGTGACACATTTGCTGGTAAAGACGGTCAGCCTAACAAGCCATATTTATGGACTGAGAATTGGACTGCTCG ATACAGAATTTTCGGACAAGTTCCTTCTAAAAGGACAGCTGAAGACACTGCATTTTCAGTGGCTCGTTGGTTCTCAAGGAACGGATCATATGTCAACTATTACATG TATTACGGCGGTACGAACTATGGGAGAATGGCTGGTGTCTTCATCACCCCTCGTTACTATGATGATGCTCCGATTGATGAATTTG GTCTAATTAGAAACCCCAAATGGGGTCATTTGAAAGATTTGCACCAAGCCCTATTGTTAGCCAAGAAGCCTCTTCTCGAGGGGACGTGGAATGTCCAAAAGATTGAACGTGGTTTAGAC ATTACTTATTTCGAGAAGGGCAAACTTTGTGCAGCATTCCTATGGAATAACCACGATCATTTGGTAAAAAGAGTGAAATTCAAAGGCGTAGAGCATATTGTTCCACCTAAATCCATAAGCATCCTCCCCGATTGCAAGACTGTTGTCTATAATTCTGACAAT ATGATATCTCAACATAGTGTAAGAGAATTTGAGAAGATACAGAAAAGTTTGAAATGGGAGAAGATAAGTGAAAGAATACCACGAAAAGGATCCATATTCTCAAATCAACCAAGAGAACAATTTACGACTACAAAAGATACAACTGACTATTTGTGGTACCAAACCAG tGTAAAGATGGGCGTTGTGGACTTGCTTCGCACGAAATCTTTTCAACCAGTCTTGGAGGTTCTATCTCTTGGCCACTCTTTGCTGGCTTATGTCAATGGAGATTACATAG GAactgaaaaaggaaaaaagactGAATACACCTTTGATTATTCAGCAGCCATAAGATTGAAGGAAGGAATTAACAATATATCAATTTTGGGATGCACAGTTGGATTGCCg GAAAGTGGAAGTTATATGGAGAAAAGGTACACGGGTCTTAGAATGGCTTCCATTGAAGGTCTTGGTTCAGGAACCATTGATATCACAAACAACGGCTGGCACCACACG GTTGGTTTAGAAGGAGAGAGACACAAGATTTTCACTGAAGAAGGAGCAAAAAGAGCTAAATGGAAACCTGCACAAGGTGTTGGAGAACCTCTTACTTGGTACAAG gCCTTCTTTGACGAACCAGAGGGAGATGAACCATTGGCTATTAGGATGGAAAATATGACCAAAGGTATGATTTGGATCAATGGGAATAACATTGGACGTTATTGGTCATCCAACCTAGCAGAAAATAAAAAACCTACTCAAAGCGA ATATCATTTCCCAAGATCACTACTTAAACCTAAGGATAACATGGTGGTGATCATGGACGAGGCTGGAGGGAATATCGACACAGTGCAAATAGAAACAGTAAATAGGGACAACATTTGTAGCTACATAGAGGAAGATTGGGCACCCAATGTTTGGTCTTGGAAGAGGGTAGGAAATCAAATTGTGCCCAATGGTGAAACCCCTAAACTTAAGGCAAACCTCAAGTGCCCTAAAGATAAGGTCATCAATCATGTTGAGTTCGCAAGTTTTGGCAATCCTGATGGTGTTTGTGGCCTCTACCTTCTGGGAAATTGCACCTCTCCTAATAGTCTTCCAATCATTGAACAG AATTGTTTAGGAAAAGAGAGTTGCACATTTCCGGTTGATAGAAAATTGTTCGACAAGGATAAAGATCCATGTCCACAAGTAACAAAGAAGAGATTGGCCGTGCAAGTTAAATGTGGCTTCAAAGGATAG